A genomic region of Psychrobacter sp. M13 contains the following coding sequences:
- a CDS encoding DUF6586 family protein has protein sequence MAGKTRVAKYQADRTNQKLYFCRLACQAAGDSVDKQLYQAHCETAIFHLYGTYLAFLQELGHFYGLTIAQPALIDIEQALSVRTQVSPEIQRLQQLQQQGFLANVERAYQRCLYAVQPDELATQPVANTENEPRDLIVNVVTLSNQWLPDDATIREWRQQFLVLIDQLRAGMVEF, from the coding sequence ATGGCAGGCAAAACTCGTGTTGCTAAATATCAAGCAGATCGTACCAATCAAAAGCTATATTTTTGTAGGCTGGCCTGTCAAGCCGCAGGTGATAGTGTTGATAAGCAGCTTTATCAAGCGCATTGTGAGACGGCTATTTTTCACTTATACGGGACTTATTTAGCTTTTTTACAAGAATTGGGTCACTTTTATGGCCTAACTATTGCTCAGCCAGCTTTAATAGATATTGAACAAGCACTGAGTGTGCGCACACAAGTCTCACCAGAGATACAACGTCTACAACAATTGCAGCAGCAAGGATTTTTGGCTAATGTTGAACGTGCTTATCAGCGCTGCCTATATGCAGTGCAGCCTGATGAGCTCGCTACGCAACCTGTCGCTAATACAGAGAATGAACCACGAGATCTGATTGTAAACGTAGTGACATTATCAAATCAATGGCTGCCTGATGATGCCACTATTCGTGAATGGCGTCAGCAGTTTTTAGTGCTTATTGATCAGCTGCGAGCAGGGATGGTAGAGTTTTAA